CCCCGACCCGGACACTCCGATTGAGGAGACTCTGCAAACCCTCGTGGACATCGTGCGCCAAGGCAAAGCCCTCTACGTAGGCATCTCCAGATACCCCAAAGAGCAGACCGAAACCGCCTGCCGCTATCTGGCGGAGAGAGACGTGCACTGCCTGCTCTATCAAGGCAAATACAACATCTTCAACCGTGAACCGGAAGAAGAAGGTATCCTCCGGCAAGCCCAAGAGAACGGCTGCGGCTTTATCGCCTTCTCTCCTTTGGCTCAAGGCCTGCTGACCAGCCGCTATCTGAACGGCATCCCACAAGAATCGCGCATGGCAAAGGGAGGCTCTTTGAAGAAAGAGGCACTGACAGAAGACGTCCTGAGAAGAATCAAAGCACTGAACGATGTAGCCATCCACCGCGGCCAGACGCTTGCCGAAATGTCACTTGCCTGGATATTGAAAGACAATTTGGTGACTTCCGTCATTATCGGAGCAAGTTCCGTGACACAATTAGAGGATAACCTGAAGGCTATCAAGAATACGGATTTCTCTGCCGAAGAAGTGGAAAAGATAAATATGATAGTCCGATAAACCACCCTTTATAACTATTACCAAAACATGAAAAGCATTGTAATATACCTGTTTTGTTTTCTGTGCGTATGTCCGGAAACCGCCCGCGCACAACAGCAATACCAACTGGCTTCCCCTGACGGGAAACTGACCGTCACAGTGAAAACCGGAGAAACACTCAACTGGAAGATAGAACATGACGGAACAACCGTGCTCCAGCCTTCCGCTATAACACTGAAAGGAAGGAGTTTGAAAAGTGCAGGCAAAGAGATCACCTTCGGCAAAAACATGAAAGTGACCCATGCCGAACGCAAGTCGGTGGAATCATCTTTCCCTACGCCTTTTTACAAAAAAGCCAATGTAACAGACATCTATAACCAACTTACACTGAAGTGCCGTGGCGGATACAGCGTGCAGTTCCGCACCTATAACGATGGTGCTGCCTACCGTTTCATCTCCGGGCAGAAAGAGCCGTTCATTATAGAAAGTGAAACGGCGGAATTCAACTTTGACCGTGATTATAAGGCATTTATTCCTTATGTAAACGACAACCGCAACGGCGAACGCTACTGCTTTTCTTTTGAATCTTACTACAATGAGACATCACTGTCGGAAATGTATCAGGACTCGCTTGCCATCACCCCACTGATGATAGATTTGGAGAAAGGAAAGAAAGTCGTTGTCATGGAAGCCGGATTAGAAAATTACCCTGGTATGTTTCTCACGGTCAATCAACAGACAAAGCAGGGATTACAAGCTGCTTTTGCACCCTATCCGCTGGAAGAAGCCATTGGCGGACACAATAGTCTGAACCTGATACCGACCCGGCGTGCCGACTATATAGCCCGCATACCGGACAGCCGTTCTTTTCCCTGGCGTGTAGTTCTCGTCACTGCCAATGATACGCAACTTGCCGATAATGACATGGCACAGCGCCTCGCCCCCGCTTGTCGCATCAAAGACACTTCATGGATAAAACCGGGCAAGGTAGCATGGGACTGGTGGAATACCTGCAACCTGACCGGAGTAGATTTCAAAGCCGGCATGAACACACCGACTTATAAAGCATTCATTGATTTCGCCTCTGCAAACGGATTGGAATACATTATCATC
Above is a window of Bacteroides helcogenes P 36-108 DNA encoding:
- a CDS encoding aldo/keto reductase, producing MINPIYSPLPQRYDNGMKYRRCGKSGILLPEISLGLWHNFGDVNTFANSQAMAHYAFDKGITHFDLANNYGPSYGSAEETFGMIMKKSFMPYRDELFISTKAGYDMWPGPYGNWGSRKYLMSSLDQSLKRMNLDYVDIFYTHRPDPDTPIEETLQTLVDIVRQGKALYVGISRYPKEQTETACRYLAERDVHCLLYQGKYNIFNREPEEEGILRQAQENGCGFIAFSPLAQGLLTSRYLNGIPQESRMAKGGSLKKEALTEDVLRRIKALNDVAIHRGQTLAEMSLAWILKDNLVTSVIIGASSVTQLEDNLKAIKNTDFSAEEVEKINMIVR
- a CDS encoding glycoside hydrolase family 97 protein, which gives rise to MKSIVIYLFCFLCVCPETARAQQQYQLASPDGKLTVTVKTGETLNWKIEHDGTTVLQPSAITLKGRSLKSAGKEITFGKNMKVTHAERKSVESSFPTPFYKKANVTDIYNQLTLKCRGGYSVQFRTYNDGAAYRFISGQKEPFIIESETAEFNFDRDYKAFIPYVNDNRNGERYCFSFESYYNETSLSEMYQDSLAITPLMIDLEKGKKVVVMEAGLENYPGMFLTVNQQTKQGLQAAFAPYPLEEAIGGHNSLNLIPTRRADYIARIPDSRSFPWRVVLVTANDTQLADNDMAQRLAPACRIKDTSWIKPGKVAWDWWNTCNLTGVDFKAGMNTPTYKAFIDFASANGLEYIIIDEGWSGKESLLEELNPEICLEELVTYGRQKGIGVILWASWRNAAKETEAAFSHYSEMGVKGFKIDFFDRDDQPLIASVEQIAACAARHKMLLDLHGLKPCGIQRAYPNVVNFEGVKGLENAKWEPIANGSPLHNFPRYDVTAPYLRMLTGPMDYTPGAMVNATRKTFRAVNDHPMSQGTRVHQMAMYTVFEAPLQMLADSPSRYEKEQECTDFIAQVPTVFDETVALGGEVGEYITLARRKGNIWYIASMTDWTPRHCTIGLSFLGEGNFKAEIFSDGINADRDATDYKKEVRNVTANDTLDIYMASGGGWTARIIKEK